A part of Aegilops tauschii subsp. strangulata cultivar AL8/78 chromosome 2, Aet v6.0, whole genome shotgun sequence genomic DNA contains:
- the LOC109733516 gene encoding probable protein S-acyltransferase 12 isoform X5: protein MRSMELKETIWRAIDLATDRKKIPVETLNQARCHVKLIMMLWCYFMVVFTNPGAVPENWRHAAEGDEEQGHAPRYCSRCQNGKPPRCHHCSICDRCVLKMDHHCVWVVNCVGARNYKYFLLFLVYTFLETVLDTLVLLPSFIIFFHDGSRRPSSAGDIAILFLAFVLNLAFALSLLCFICMHTSLAASNTTSIEVYERKKTCSWEYDLGWRKNLEQVFGTNKLLWFLPMYCTEDLQNIPTIQGLEFPTRSDAVL, encoded by the exons ATGAGGTCGATGGAGTTGAAGGAGACGATCTGGAGGGCAATCGATCTAGCGACAGATCGGAAAAAAATTCCGGTAGAGACCTTAAACCAGGCTCGATGCCATGTTAAG CTTATAATGATGCTATGGTGCTACTTTATGGTTGTTTTTACGAATCCTGGAGCTGTACCTGAAAACTGGAGACATGCTGCTGAAGGGGATG AGGAGCAAGGACATGCGCCTAGATATTGCTCTCGTTGTCAAAATGGCAAACCTCCACGTTGCCATCACTGTTCTATCT GTGACAGATGCGTACTAAAAATGGATCATCACTGTGTTTGGGTAGTAAATTGTGTCGGAGCAAGGAATTACAAGTATTTTCTCCTTTTCCTG GTGTATACTTTCCTCGAGACTGTGCTGGATACATTGGTGCTACTTCCAAGCTTTATTATCTTCTTTCATGATGGAAGTAGGCGCCCCAGCTCAGCTGGTGATATTGCCATTCTATTTCTTGCTTTCG TTCTAAATTTGGCGTTTGCGCTGAGCCTCCTTTGCTTCATATGCATGCACACGTCTCTTGCTGCCAGTAATACGACTTCTATCGAG GTATACGAGCGAAAGAAAACATGCTCATGGGAGTATGACCTAGGATGGAGAAAAAACTTGGAGCAG GTATTTGGCACCAACAAGTTGCTCTGGTTTCTTCCTATGTACTGTACCGAGGATCTGCAAAACATTCCTACAATTCAAGGCCTTGAATTCCCTACTCGTTCTGATGCAGTGCTGTAA
- the LOC109733516 gene encoding probable protein S-acyltransferase 12 isoform X3, with protein sequence MRSMELKETIWRAIDLATDRKKIPLIMMLWCYFMVVFTNPGAVPENWRHAAEGDGMYANNSSTISNNVATDCVNPPSTSEEQGHAPRYCSRCQNGKPPRCHHCSICDRCVLKMDHHCVWVVNCVGARNYKYFLLFLVYTFLETVLDTLVLLPSFIIFFHDGSRRPSSAGDIAILFLAFVLNLAFALSLLCFICMHTSLAASNTTSIEVYERKKTCSWEYDLGWRKNLEQVFGTNKLLWFLPMYCTEDLQNIPTIQGLEFPTRSDAVL encoded by the exons ATGAGGTCGATGGAGTTGAAGGAGACGATCTGGAGGGCAATCGATCTAGCGACAGATCGGAAAAAAATTCCG CTTATAATGATGCTATGGTGCTACTTTATGGTTGTTTTTACGAATCCTGGAGCTGTACCTGAAAACTGGAGACATGCTGCTGAAGGGGATGGTATGTATGCGAACAACAGTAGCACCATATCAAATAATGTCGCTACAGATTGTGTGAATCCTCCATCCACTTCAGAGGAGCAAGGACATGCGCCTAGATATTGCTCTCGTTGTCAAAATGGCAAACCTCCACGTTGCCATCACTGTTCTATCT GTGACAGATGCGTACTAAAAATGGATCATCACTGTGTTTGGGTAGTAAATTGTGTCGGAGCAAGGAATTACAAGTATTTTCTCCTTTTCCTG GTGTATACTTTCCTCGAGACTGTGCTGGATACATTGGTGCTACTTCCAAGCTTTATTATCTTCTTTCATGATGGAAGTAGGCGCCCCAGCTCAGCTGGTGATATTGCCATTCTATTTCTTGCTTTCG TTCTAAATTTGGCGTTTGCGCTGAGCCTCCTTTGCTTCATATGCATGCACACGTCTCTTGCTGCCAGTAATACGACTTCTATCGAG GTATACGAGCGAAAGAAAACATGCTCATGGGAGTATGACCTAGGATGGAGAAAAAACTTGGAGCAG GTATTTGGCACCAACAAGTTGCTCTGGTTTCTTCCTATGTACTGTACCGAGGATCTGCAAAACATTCCTACAATTCAAGGCCTTGAATTCCCTACTCGTTCTGATGCAGTGCTGTAA
- the LOC109733516 gene encoding probable protein S-acyltransferase 12 isoform X4 codes for MMLWCYFMVVFTNPGAVPENWRHAAEGDGMYANNSSTISNNVATDCVNPPSTSEEQGHAPRYCSRCQNGKPPRCHHCSICDRCVLKMDHHCVWVVNCVGARNYKYFLLFLVYTFLETVLDTLVLLPSFIIFFHDGSRRPSSAGDIAILFLAFVLNLAFALSLLCFICMHTSLAASNTTSIEVYERKKTCSWEYDLGWRKNLEQVFGTNKLLWFLPMYCTEDLQNIPTIQGLEFPTRSDAVL; via the exons ATGATGCTATGGTGCTACTTTATGGTTGTTTTTACGAATCCTGGAGCTGTACCTGAAAACTGGAGACATGCTGCTGAAGGGGATGGTATGTATGCGAACAACAGTAGCACCATATCAAATAATGTCGCTACAGATTGTGTGAATCCTCCATCCACTTCAGAGGAGCAAGGACATGCGCCTAGATATTGCTCTCGTTGTCAAAATGGCAAACCTCCACGTTGCCATCACTGTTCTATCT GTGACAGATGCGTACTAAAAATGGATCATCACTGTGTTTGGGTAGTAAATTGTGTCGGAGCAAGGAATTACAAGTATTTTCTCCTTTTCCTG GTGTATACTTTCCTCGAGACTGTGCTGGATACATTGGTGCTACTTCCAAGCTTTATTATCTTCTTTCATGATGGAAGTAGGCGCCCCAGCTCAGCTGGTGATATTGCCATTCTATTTCTTGCTTTCG TTCTAAATTTGGCGTTTGCGCTGAGCCTCCTTTGCTTCATATGCATGCACACGTCTCTTGCTGCCAGTAATACGACTTCTATCGAG GTATACGAGCGAAAGAAAACATGCTCATGGGAGTATGACCTAGGATGGAGAAAAAACTTGGAGCAG GTATTTGGCACCAACAAGTTGCTCTGGTTTCTTCCTATGTACTGTACCGAGGATCTGCAAAACATTCCTACAATTCAAGGCCTTGAATTCCCTACTCGTTCTGATGCAGTGCTGTAA
- the LOC109733516 gene encoding probable protein S-acyltransferase 12 isoform X2, with amino-acid sequence MRSMELKETIWRAIDLATDRKKIPVETLNQARCHVKLIMMLWCYFMVVFTNPGAVPENWRHAAEGDGMYANNSSTISNNVATDCVNPPSTSEEQGHAPRYCSRCQNGKPPRCHHCSICDRCVLKMDHHCVWVVNCVGARNYKYFLLFLVYTFLETVLDTLVLLPSFIIFFHDGSRRPSSAGDIAILFLAFVLNLAFALSLLCFICMHTSLAASNTTSIEVYERKKTCSWEYDLGWRKNLEQVFGTNKLLWFLPMYCTEDLQNIPTIQGLEFPTRSDAVL; translated from the exons ATGAGGTCGATGGAGTTGAAGGAGACGATCTGGAGGGCAATCGATCTAGCGACAGATCGGAAAAAAATTCCGGTAGAGACCTTAAACCAGGCTCGATGCCATGTTAAG CTTATAATGATGCTATGGTGCTACTTTATGGTTGTTTTTACGAATCCTGGAGCTGTACCTGAAAACTGGAGACATGCTGCTGAAGGGGATGGTATGTATGCGAACAACAGTAGCACCATATCAAATAATGTCGCTACAGATTGTGTGAATCCTCCATCCACTTCAGAGGAGCAAGGACATGCGCCTAGATATTGCTCTCGTTGTCAAAATGGCAAACCTCCACGTTGCCATCACTGTTCTATCT GTGACAGATGCGTACTAAAAATGGATCATCACTGTGTTTGGGTAGTAAATTGTGTCGGAGCAAGGAATTACAAGTATTTTCTCCTTTTCCTG GTGTATACTTTCCTCGAGACTGTGCTGGATACATTGGTGCTACTTCCAAGCTTTATTATCTTCTTTCATGATGGAAGTAGGCGCCCCAGCTCAGCTGGTGATATTGCCATTCTATTTCTTGCTTTCG TTCTAAATTTGGCGTTTGCGCTGAGCCTCCTTTGCTTCATATGCATGCACACGTCTCTTGCTGCCAGTAATACGACTTCTATCGAG GTATACGAGCGAAAGAAAACATGCTCATGGGAGTATGACCTAGGATGGAGAAAAAACTTGGAGCAG GTATTTGGCACCAACAAGTTGCTCTGGTTTCTTCCTATGTACTGTACCGAGGATCTGCAAAACATTCCTACAATTCAAGGCCTTGAATTCCCTACTCGTTCTGATGCAGTGCTGTAA